A window from Brachionichthys hirsutus isolate HB-005 chromosome 4, CSIRO-AGI_Bhir_v1, whole genome shotgun sequence encodes these proteins:
- the atxn2 gene encoding ataxin-2, with product MSMKAGGNRSKPGGGNTAGAAAPGAGGSGGGRQNLGRGRHSGKGPAAVIFNGIYANMRMVHVLTSVVGAKCELKVKNGAIYEGVFKTYGPECDLVLDAAHRKNPEPSMAPKKEDIVESIIFKASDVVVVTFQDVDLNFARKGTEYIDNFTDAAVSSKINGEHKEKDLEPWDGGETRNSDSLESLDTDVSNGWDPNDMFKYNEEKYGVLSTYDSSLSTYTVPLERDNSEEFLKREARAAQLAEEIEASATYKARVALENDERSEEEKYTAVVRGEREAHTISRENKYIPPGQRNREAMSWGPGRQNSSRLAQSASGPSAPRPGPHDYSPSAGAEQRVVNGGSSHWPSPCPSPSSRPPSRYQSGPSSLPPRATTPNRPPSRPPSRPSRPPSHSFHSSYPSSSTSFSPHGPSSPASTLPKRMSSEGPPRMSPKSQRTPRAHRVPPCRTAAVPPGVDLISHNASGEVPATPPNRNNSSGGTWSSVVSGAHRPRSPRQNSVGGASAGSSSLQSPQTGTVSLENAATPTSASSPTAASPAPNTVASPSGEVKECRVQETRQTSPTANKENIKPLDSSPCITRPVCKGPASMPPDHRKQIDNLKKFSVDFRLQSSANSDPAFDQITTKPPRESADKTKDLPLDKASTAGREGSGEDVVVIAAGSPAPSITTTSTSKPGSPAALSPSLSVPDQKRAGLDVTSQGVQTTATCTFSGPKQEEKEERKEAVQDQVRKSTLNPNANEFKPRFNTQPKPASTPTPPRPQGQPSPSIMVQQPPAVYGQTVCFPQMYPLTPVSPGVQKSIIWKSPAMYQVQMPHMTVSQSKPYRPGKVPNMPQQRSDQHHPPGTPGMMHPATAAGPPIVAQSPAYSAQYFTCSPQQFASQPLVQQMAHYQSQAQHVFSPVMQGGARMMAPPTHGQPGLVSSSTTQYPEQTHTMYVSPGPMPQQYPHPSATLHPHPQHPQPSATPTGQGQQGGPPQHGGPPSHPAASPVQHQQHQQAAAAVAAAQALHLANQAPQQQMYSALAATPPSMTPGPNPQSPQASFPSAQQTVYIHPQQVQHGYNHNHMAHVQQAHMQSGMVPSHHPAQSHPTMMLMAAQGHPGGPQPPMPQTALNPIPVSSTTHFSYLAHPQVQAHHQQQL from the exons ATGTCAATGAAGGCCGGCGGAAATCGTAGCAAGCCCGGCGGTGGCAACACCGCTGGCGCCGCCGCCCCCGGTGCAGGAGGAAGCGGCGGAGGAAGGCAGAATCTGGGCAG ggGCAGACACAGCGGTAAAGGTCCTGCAGCA gTCATTTTCAATGGCATATATGCAAATATGAGGATGGTCCATGTCTTGACTTCAGTGGTG ggGGCCAAGTGTGAGCTGAAAGTAAAAAACGGAGCAATCTATGAAGGAGTGTTTAAGACATATGGTCCAGAG tGTGACCTGGTGTTGGATGCTGCCCACAGAAAGAACCCGGAGCCAAGCATGGCTCCCAAGAAAGAGGACATTGTGGAGAGCATCATCTTCAAGGCCTCAGATGTTGTAGTGGTGACCTTCCAAGATGTAGACCTGAACTTTGCCAGGAAAGGTACTGAATATATAG ACAACTTCACGGATGCTGCAGTGAGCAGTAAGATCAATGGCGAGCATAAAGAGAAGGATCTCGAGCCCTGGGATGGAGGAGAGACCCGCAACTCTGACAGCCTCGAGTCTCTCGATACAGATGTG TCGAATGGCTGGGACCCCAATGACATGTTTAAGTACAACGAGGAGAAGTATGGAGTCTTGTCTACGTACGACAGCAGCTTGTCCACATATAC GGTCCCCCTGGAACGGGACAACTCCGAAGAGTTCCTTAAAAGGGAGGCTCGTGCTGCCCAGCTGGCGGAGGAGATCGAGGCCAGTGCCACGTACAAGGCCCGTGTGGCGCTGGAGAACGATGAAcgctctgaggaggagaaatACACTGCTGTGGTGCGAGGAGAAAGGGAGGCTCACACAATTAGCAG AGAGAATAAGTACATTCCCCCAGGTCAGAGGAACAGGGAGGCGATGTCTTGGGGCCCGGGACGTCAGAATTCGTCTCGTCTTGCTCAGAGCGCCTCCGGTCCCTCAGCTCCTCGGCCAGGACCTCACGACTACAGTCCCAGCGCTGGGGCCGAGCAGCGGGTGGTTAATGGAG GTTCATCCCACTGGCCCTCACCCTGTCCGTCTCCTTCCTCCCGCCCCCCTTCCCGTTACCAGTCTGGtccctcctccctgcctccTCGGGCGACCACGCCCAACAGGCCACCCTCCAGACCCCCCTCTCGACCTTCCAGGCCTCCCTCTCATTCATTCCACTCCTCTTATCCTTCCTCCTCAACCTCCTTTTCGCCCCACGGGCCCTCGTCGCCGGCCTCCACTCTGCCCAAACGCATGTCATCTGAAG GGCCGCCCAGGATGTCGCCCAAATCCCAGCGGACGCCTCGCGCTCACAGAGTGCCACCGTGCCGGACCGCTGCAGTCCCCCCGGGAGTTGACTTAATTTCCCACAATGCCTCTGGCGAGGTTCCGGCAACTCCTCCAAACAGGAACAACTCCTCTGGAGGGACATGGTCCTCTGTCGTTAGTGGAG CGCACAGGCCTCGATCCCCACGGCAGAACagtgtgggcggagcctccgctggctcctcctctcttcagtcGCCTCAGACAGGAACTGTTTCCCTGGAAAACGCTGCTACACCAAcatcagcttcctctcctactgctgctagccccgcccccaacaCGGTAGCATCTCCATCAGGAGAAG TAAAAGAGTGTCGCGTCCAGGAGACAAGACAAACGTCCCCTACAGCAAACAAAGAGAACATTAAGCCCTTGGACAGCTCACCTTGTATCACTAGACCAGTCTGCAAAG GTCCCGCTTCTATGCCACCAGACCACAGAAAGCAAATAGATAATTTAAAGAAATTTAGTGTAGATTTTAGG TTGCAGTCGAGCGCAAATTCAGACCCAGCTTTTGACCAGATCACGACCAAGCCCCCCCGAGAGTCAGCAGACAAGACTAAAGACCTTCCCCTGGACAAAGCGTCCACAGCTGGCCGGGAGGGAAGTGGAGAGGATGTAGTAGTGATTGCTGCCGGTAGCCCAgctccatccatcaccaccacaaGCACCAGTAAGCCTGGCAGCCCAGCTGCGCTGTCCCCATCTCTTTCAGTCCCGGACCAGAAGAGGGCGGGGCTGGACGTGACATCACAGGGCGTTCAGACGACGGCCACTTGCACATTCAGCGGACCCaagcaggaagagaaggaggagagaaaagaggcgGTACAAGA TCAAGTAAGAAAATCAACTCTGAACCCAAATGCTAATGAATTCAAGCCCAGGTTCAATACGCAG CCCAAACCAGCCAGCACCCCAACGCCTCCCCGGCCTCAGGGCCAGCCCAGTCCTTCCATCATGGTCCAGCAGCCCCCGGCTGTCTATGGCCAGACCGTCTGCTTCCCCCAGATGTATCCCCTCACACCAGTCAGTCCTGGAGTGCAG AAAAGCATAATATGGAAG TCTCCAGCGATGTACCAGGTTCAGATGCCTCATATGACAGTCAGCCAGTCCAAACCCTACAGACCAGGTAAAG TACCCAACATGCCCCAACAGAGGTCAGACCAACACCATCCCCCGGGCACCCCCGGCATGATGCACCCAGCGACGGCGGCGGGACCACCAATAGTAGCACAGAGCCCCGCCTACTCTGCTCAGTACTTCACCTGCAGCCCGCAGCAGTTCGCCAGTCAGCCGCTggtccagcagatggcgcatTACCAATCACAG GCTCAGCATGTCTTCAGTCCGGTAATGCAGGGCGGTGCCAGGATGATGGCCCCGCCCACACATGGTCAGCCCGGTCTCGTCTCTTCCTCCACGACGCAGTACccagagcagacacacaccatgTATG TGTCTCCAGGGCCGATGCCTCAGCAGTACCCGCACCCCAGCGCCACCTTGCACCCTCACCCACAGCACCCCCAgccctctgccacgcccacggGTCAAGGTCAGCAAGGTGGGCCCCCACAACACGGCGGGCCCCCTAGTCACCCGGCTGCCAGCCCggtccagcaccagcagcaccagcaggcagcagcag CGGTAGCTGCAGCCCAGGCCCTCCACCTGGCCAACCAGGCTCCGCAGCAGCAGATGTACTCGGCTTTGGCGGCCACGCCCCCCTCGATGACCCCGGGGCCCAACCCCCAGTCGCCCCAGGCATCGTTCCCCTCTGCCCAGCAGACGGTCTATATCCACCCCCAGCAGGTGCAGCACGGCTACAACCACAACCACATGGCACACGTGCAGCAG GCCCATATGCAGTCTGGTATGGTGCCGTCTCACCACCCAGCTCAAAGCCACCCTACGATGATGCTCATGGCTGCCCAGGGTCATCCAGGCGGTCCGCAGCCGCCCATGCCCCAGACGGCCCTCAACCCCATTCCCGTTTCCTCCACGACGCATTTTTCCTACCTGGCACATCCGCAAG TTCAGGctcatcaccagcagcagctgtag
- the ostf1 gene encoding osteoclast-stimulating factor 1 — translation MSKPPPKPAKPGQVKVFRALYNFEPRTPDELSFEEGDCLYITDTSDKHWWKGTCKGRTGLIPSNYVAEGAESIDNPMHEAAKRGNLCWLRECLDNKVAINGLDKAGNTALYWGCHGGHKDVVELLLSYPNVELNQQNKLGDTVLHAAAWKGYSDIVEMLLSKNPRIDIRNNENKLALEMATTAQCASLLKRKQGSNITRAHSNAEDYLDDEDSD, via the exons ATGTCGAAGCCGCCTCCGAAGCCGGCCAAGCCAG GCCAAGTCAAGGTTTTCAGAGCATTGTACAACTTTGAACCCAGAACG CCAGATGAGCTGTCCTTTGAAGAAGGAGACTGTTTGTACATAACGGACACG AGTGACAAACATTGGTGGAAAGGGACCTGCAAAGGAAGGACAGGATTAATCCCGAGTAACTATG TGGCAGAAGGGGCGGAGTCTATTGATAATCCCATGCATGAAGCAGCCAAACGAG GCAACCTGTGCTGGCTGAGGGAATGTTTGGACAACAAGGTCGCGATCAACGGGCTCGATAAGGCTGGAAACACTGCTCTGTACTGGGGTTGCCACGGAGGACATAAAG ATGTGGTGGAGCTACTGTTGAGTTATCCCAATGTGGAGCTGAACCAGCAG AATAAACTCGGGGACACTGTTCTTCATGCTGCTGCCTGGAAGGGTTATTCTGACATTGTGGAAATGTTGCTGAGTAAGA ATCCCAGGATAGACATCAGGAACAATGAGAATAAACTGGCCTTGGAAATGGCCACCACCGCCCAGTGTGCGTCGCTCCTCAAAAGAAAACAGGGAAGCA ACATCACCCGTGCACACAGCAATGCTGAAGATTATTTGGATGACGAAGACTCGGACTGA
- the mapkapk5 gene encoding MAP kinase-activated protein kinase 5, with protein sequence MSEDNNADKFIQEASILEEFSINWTQKLGAGISGPVRVCVKKSTQERLALKILIDRPKARNEVRLHMMCADHPNIVQILEVYANSVQFPHESSPRARLLIVMEMMEGGELFHRISQHRHFTEKMASQVTKQISQALEHCHSLNIAHRDLKPENLLFKDNSLDAPVKLCDFGFAKIDQGDLMTPQFTPYYVAPQVLEAQRRHQKEKSGIIPTSPTPYTYNKSCDLWSLGVIIYVMLCGYPPFYSKHHSRTIPKDMRKKIMTGSFDFPEDEWSQISEMAKDIVRKLLKVKPEERLTIEGVLAHPWLNCTEALDNVLPSAQMMMDKAVVAGIQQAHAEQLANMRIQDLNVSLKPLNSVNNPILRKRKLLGPKPSDGFFIHDPENGGEDSNVALEKLRDVIAQCILPQAGENEDEKLNEVMHEAWRVNRDCKPLRDGLQGLNWDGRGFSDKVDRLKLAEIVKQAIEEKTNLSESH encoded by the exons ATGTCGGAGGATAACAACGCAGACAAGTTCATCCAG GAGGCCTCTATTCTAGAAGAGTTCAGCATAAACTGGACACAGAAGTTGGGAGCTGGCATCAGTGGACCTGTCAG agtTTGTGTGAAGAAGTCAACTCAGGAACGCCTGGCCTTGAAGATCCTCATTGATCGCCCCAAGGCCAGAAATGAG GTGCGTCTCCATATGATGTGTGCCGACCACCCTAACATAGTGCAGATACTTGAGGTTTACGCCAACAGTGTCCAGTTCCCTCATGAATCCAGCCCGAG AGCAAGGCTCCTGATCGTTATGGAAATGATGGAGGGTGGCGAGCTGTTCCACAGAATCAGTCAGCACAGACACTTCACTGAAAAAATGGCCAGCCAGGTCACTAAACAG ATCAGTCAAGCCTTGGAACATTGTCACTCCCTAAATATTGCACATCGAGACctgaagccagagaacctgCTCTTCAAAGATAACTCTCTG GACGCACCTGTGAAACTGTGTGACTTTGGCTTTGCCAAAATTGATCAAGGAGACTTGATGACCCCTCAGTTCACTCCCTACTATGTAGCacctcag GTACTCGAGGCTCAAAGAAGACACCAGAAGGAAAAGTCTGGAATTATACCTACCTCACCCACTCCTTATACCTATAACAAG AGCTGTGACTTGTGGTCTCTTGGCGTGATCATCTACGTGATGCTGTGTGGCTATCCTCCGTTCTACTCAAAGCACCACAGCCGCACTATTCCGAAGGACATGAGGAAGAAGATAATGACCGGCAGCTTCGACTTCCCTGAAGACGAGTGGAGCCAGATCTCCGAGATGGCCAAAGACATCGTACGCAA actgctgaaggtgaagccaGAGGAGCGGCTGACTATTGAAGGAGTCTTAGCCCACCCTTGGCTAAACTGCACTGAGGCCCTGGACAATGTGCTTCCCTCTGCCCAGATGATGATGGACAAG GCAGTCGTTGCAGGCATCCAGCAGGCCCACGCGGAGCAGTTGGCCAATATGAGAATTCAGGATCTGAACGTCAGCCTGAAGCCCCTGAACTCTGTCAACAACCCAATTCTCAGGAAGCGGAAACTGCTGGG CCCGAAGCCCAGTGACGGTTTCTTCATTCATGACCCAGAGAACGGAGGGGAAGATTCCAACGTAGCACTGGAGAAATTACGGGATGTCATTGCTCAGTGTATTCTACCACAAGCTG GCGAGAACGAGGATGAGAAGCTGAATGAGGTGATGCATGAAGCCTGGAGGGTCAACAGAGACTGTAAACCATTGAGAGACGGGCTGCAGGGCTTGAACTGGGACG GACGAGGCTTCTCGGATAAAGTCGACCGATTAAAGCTGGCAGAAATAGTGAAGCAGGCCATCGAAGAGAAGACTAATCTCTCAGAATCTCATTAG